A portion of the Fulvia fulva chromosome 1, complete sequence genome contains these proteins:
- a CDS encoding Quinate permease — protein MFFRRQDSEAPPEILNWRLWYGVFVFGLMGAARGLDEGLIGTTASQKSFIALFGLKDPSKSETEQADLLSNITSMVQLGSIGGALFAFFITDKIGRLWATRQLCVVWILGVAIFLAAASNGSIGMVYAGRFIMGLGIGQTTVVAPSYLAEIAPKFTRGLCVCMFSGSVYLSILLGYFASWGSSIHISNSSQLQWVVPNLLHVYFAFIIAATSFFAIESPRWLCKVGKQEQAANNLSQLRNLPVEHWYVQSELLDITDQLEREREATLGAQWTGVLKELVMAPANRYRLMLSVMSQLLGQWSGANSITIYAPEYFAMVGQSGQNEKLFATAIFGVVKFVSALICALFLIDFVGRKRSLMTGITLQFLAMLYMAIFLLIDTGVDDPGSQTSSEKSAATGAIVMIYLSGFGWAMGWNSIQYLINSEIYPLRLRAIGGSIAMTIHYVNQYGNSKAVPEMFIGMTTGGTMMFFSCVTLIGGVWAWFFLPELSGKSLESVDAVFELPWYLIGRKGKDLTVGIGGAVEQGEMKEKMETIENVREVEQRA, from the coding sequence ATGTTCTTTCGGCGACAGGATAGCGAGGCGCCGCCTGAGATTTTGAACTGGCGACTCTGGTATGGCGTCTTCGTCTTCGGTCTTATGGGCGCCGCTAGAGGTCTGGATGAAGGCCTGATCGGAACAACCGCCTCGCAGAAAAGCTTCATTGCACTGTTTGGCTTGAAGGATCCATCCAAAAGCGAGACCGAACAAGCAGATCTCCTCTCGAACATTACTTCCATGGTACAGCTGGGTTCGATCGGAGGAGCACTCTTTGCCTTCTTCATAACGGACAAAATAGGAAGACTGTGGGCGACCAGACAGCTTTGCGTGGTATGGATCCTTGGAGTTGCCATCTTCCTCGCGGCAGCTTCGAATGGCAGCATTGGTATGGTATACGCGGGTCGCTTCATCATGGGTCTCGGGATAGGACAAACAACAGTCGTGGCACCCTCGTACCTGGCGGAGATCGCTCCAAAGTTCACCCGTGGCCTCTGCGTTTGCATGTTCTCAGGCTCGGTCTATCTGTCTATCTTGCTCGGGTACTTCGCAAGCTGGGGCAGCAGCATTCACATCTCGAACTCATCGCAGCTGCAGTGGGTTGTTCCCAATTTGCTGCATGTTTACTTCGCCTTCATCATCGCAGCGACGAGCTTCTTCGCCATCGAGAGCCCCCGCTGGCTGTGCAAGGTTGGCAAGCAAGAGCAGGCAGCAAATAACTTGTCGCAACTCCGCAACTTACCAGTAGAACACTGGTATGTCCAGTCTGAGCTTCTCGATATTACCGATCAGCTTGAGAGGGAACGCGAAGCTACGTTGGGTGCACAATGGACAGGTGTGCTGAAGGAGCTCGTTATGGCGCCGGCAAACCGATACCGTCTCATGCTGTCCGTCATGTCGCAGCTACTGGGTCAATGGAGCGGAGCGAACAGCATCACCATATACGCTCCCGAATACTTCGCCATGGTTGGACAGAGCGGCCAGAACGAAAAGTTATTCGCTACAGCTATCTTCGGCGTGGTCAAGTTCGTATCTGCGCTGATCTGCGCCCTCTTCCTCATCGACTTCGTGGGCCGAAAACGATCGTTGATGACTGGCATCACCCTTCAGTTTCTCGCAATGTTGTACATGGCGATTTTCCTGCTTATCGATACTGGAGTAGACGATCCTGGATCACAAACGTCGAGCGAGAAGAGCGCCGCTACTGGAGCCATCGTCATGATCTACCTGAGTGGCTTTGGATGGGCTATGGGTTGGAACAGCATACAGTATCTGATCAACTCCGAGATATATCCTCTACGGCTACGTGCGATTGGTGGCTCGATTGCGATGACGATCCATTATGTGAATCAGTATGGCAATAGCAAGGCCGTGCCCGAGATGTTCATTGGTATGACCACGGGAGGGACCATGATGTTCTTTTCATGCGTGACTCTGATCGGCGGTGTTTGGGCATGGTTCTTTTTGCCAGAGCTCAGCGGAAAGAGCCTTGAGTCCGTGGATGCAGTATTCGAGCTGCCGTGGTACCTGATCGGCCGCAAGGGCAAGGACCTCACTGTCGGCATAGGAGGTGCTGTTGAGCAGGGCGAAATGAAGGAGAAGATGGAGACGATTGAGAATGTTAGGGAGGTAGAGCAGAGAGCGTGA
- a CDS encoding Alpha N-terminal protein methyltransferase 1, with protein sequence MPNSPKRKADADEDVSSKKSRTNEEAGNEGPSHSSATPDSLINHTAAIAYWSSTPATVDGVLGGYPQVSRVDLQGSANFLAKLRRQSKTYPLSAGKLQRVADCGAGIGRITTSFLSKVAETVDIVEPVVSFTDQVKNEPCVGQVYNVGLEQWHPEHQYDVIWNQWCVGQLTDAQLVEYLQHIQSYVKPGGWIIVKENLSNTILGEDVYDETDSSVTRTDDKFRKLFEDAKLRLISTELQKGFPKDLYPVRVYALQPK encoded by the coding sequence ATGCCGAACTCTCCAAAACGCAAGGCCGACGCCGACGAAGACGTGTCAAGTAAGAAGTCTCGCACCAACGAAGAAGCAGGCAACGAGGGACCATCACACTCCAGCGCAACGCCAGATTCGTTGATCAACCACACGGCCGCGATCGCGTATTGGTCAAGCACACCTGCCACTGTCGATGGAGTGCTGGGCGGCTATCCTCAGGTCAGTCGCGTCGATCTGCAAGGCTCGGCAAACTTCCTAGCCAAGCTACGACGACAGTCAAAGACCTACCCATTGAGCGCTGGCAAATTGCAACGAGTAGCCGACTGCGGTGCAGGCATTGGCAGGATCACAACAAGCTTCCTGAGCAAGGTTGCAGAGACTGTCGACATTGTGGAGCCTGTGGTCTCCTTCACAGATCAGGTCAAGAATGAGCCTTGTGTTGGACAGGTATACAACGTGGGATTGGAGCAGTGGCATCCAGAGCACCAGTACGATGTGATATGGAACCAATGGTGCGTGGGACAATTGACAGACGCGCAATTGGTTGAGTACCTGCAACACATACAGTCGTACGTCAAACCAGGGGGCTGGATCATCGTTAAAGAGAACCTGAGCAACACCATCCTTGGAGAGGACGTCTACGATGAGACCGACAGCAGCGTTACAAGGACAGACGACAAGTTCAGGAAGCTGTTCGAGGATGCAAAGCTGCGTCTCATCAGCACCGAGCTTCAGAAAGGATTCCCGAAAGACCTTTATCCTGTCCGAGTGTACGCTTTGCAGCCGAAATGA
- a CDS encoding Diphthamide biosynthesis protein 3, whose protein sequence is MADNIYDEIEIEDMTYDETLQTYHYPCPCGDRFEINIEDLRDGEEIAVCPSCSLQIRVIFDVDDLPKPDGDAAAQQTPAQPQQVVAAS, encoded by the exons ATGGCAGACAATATCTACGATGAGATCGAGATTGAG GACATGACCTACGACGAGACGCTCCAGACGTACCACTACCCATGTCCATGCGGCGATCGCTTCGAGATCAACATCGAAGACTTGCGCGACGGCGAGGAGATTGCAGTGTGTCCCAGTTGTAGTCTTCAGATCAGGGTTATCTTTGACGTCGACGATCTGCCCAAGCCTGATGGCGACGCTGCTGCACAGCAGACTCCGGCCCAGCCCCAGCAAGTGGTTGCCGCATCTTGA
- a CDS encoding AP-1 complex subunit gamma-1 yields MRISLSFCSVFFLLPAALAESFRCPDVDGSTVTDDGGVQWMIGCYDDTQPPSSFNYIIVENGWNGCFAACRADSNCAAFTFRGEQLGVNGAGRGYCYFKSTNRAATAFFQGRGNDFVGAVKLQYLGGSPGTRPYLDAKFPNPSQFQCPRDSGQVVTDTFGTQYVISCGQDTLQNSAQAPEAQNSFHECFYYCSWTYPGCLAFTYLGGNNGVGAGNCYLKTALAANQFSGGGRSNLVGAILLSNYRGPAITYRATTTTTTAPSLLVRYAYAQAVNTIYFTSVQWVTQTVITSYPVTATSITTRYQTYTSSITVTATTVTTLPDVTTTLQLTTIIPTTVVTTIVYTSIISQTTTLQLTTVVPTTVVTTRFSTLTQTTTISNTVTTTIVPVVTVTPTVLWAQTFIRNVRAAKTIADERAVVQKESAAIRASFREESHNSDLRRNNVAKLLYLFTLGERTHFGQIECLKLLASPRFADKRLGYLGTMLLLDENQEVLTLVTNSLKNDLNHSNQYIVGLALCTLGNIASIEMSRDLFPEVETILSSSNPYIRRKAALCAMRICRKVPDLQEHFHDKANLLLNDRNHGVLLSGLTLVVSMCEADEEEGGEQGVVEMFRPLTPSLVKVLKALSQSGYAPEHDVTGITDPFLQVKILRLLRVLGRGDPQTSEQINDILAQVATNTEASKNVGNSILYEAVLTILDIEADSGLRVLGVNILGKFLTNRDNNIRYVALNTLLKVVAIEPNAVQRHRNTILDCLRDPDISIRRRALDLSFTLINESNIRVLIRELLAFLEVADNEFKPVMTSQIGIAADRFAPNKRWHVDTMLRVLKLAGNYVKEQILSSFVRLIATTPELQTYCAQKLYAALREDISQEGLNLAGAWVIGEYGDALLRGGSYEEEELVREVKENEIVELFTTILNSSYSGTSVTEYIITAAIKLTTRLQDRAQVDRLRRLLLSRQADLNVEVQQRSVEYGNLFGYDEVRRGVLERMPPPEIREEQRVLGEATKKRHSKLPAKKKPSQITEQDMLLDLMGGDSGVPTAGTGAVMNGSQANNADLLADILGGGDSVSSPVQQSASPPNGSARPQSNMDSIMDLFGSQPSAAPASSPQRTHSSAASNDILGGFGGATAQPQQQAHTAYDKNDLFIAFNVQRSAQAVQVTARFQNTSDFVALSSLNLQAAVPKTQKLQLQAINSSELQGGQEATQQMRITGVQGAPPAKLRLRLKITYAKDGGDPITEQVDWSEPT; encoded by the exons ATGCGGATCTCATTGAGTTTTTGCAGCGTGTTCTTCCTGTTGCCAGCCGCCCTCGCGGAAAGCTTCAGATGC CCTGATGTGGACGGCAGCACGGTGACCGACGACGGTGGTGTGCAATGGATGATCGGCTGTTACGACGACACACAACCACCCAGCTCCTTCAATTATATAATAGTGGAAAACGGCTGGAACGGATGTTTTGCTGCGTGCCGGGCGGACTCGAACTGTGCAGCCTTCACATTTCGTGGAGAACAGCTCGGTGTCAATGGAGCAGGTAGAGGATACTGCTATTTCAAATCTACCAACCGTGCTGCCACCGCCTTCTTCCAGGGTAGGGGAAATGACTTCGTGGGTGCTGTGAAGTTGCAGTACTTGGGGGGCTCACCCGGCACAAGACCG TACCTCGACGCCAAATTCCCCAACCCTTCTCAATTCCA ATGTCCACGCGACAGTGGCCAAGTCGTGACTGATACATTCGGCACGCAATATGTCATAAGTTGCGGACAAGACACTCTACAAAACAGTGCACAGGCACCCGAAGCGCAGAACAGTTTCCATGAGTGCTTCTACTATTG CTCGTGGACCTACCCAGGCTGTCTTGCCTTTACCTACTTGGG TGGCAACAATGGAGTGGGAGCTGGGAACTGTTACCTTAAAACTGCCCTTGCAGCAAACCAATTTTCCGGGGGTGGAAGATCGAATCTCGTTGGCGCTATTCTGTTGTCCAACTACAGAGGCCCTGCAATCACGTACCGTGCCACGACA ACTACCACGACAGCTCCTTCTCTTCTTGTTCGGTACGCCTATGCTCAAGCCGTGAACACCATATACTTCACGTCAGTGCAGTGGGTGACGCAGACGGTCATCACAAGCTACCCAGTCACCGCAACTTCAATCACCACTCGATATCAGACCTACACTTCCAGCATCACCGTCACTGCCACCACCGTGACCACTCTTCCGG ATGTCACGACTACCCTGCAGCTGACTACGATCATCCCCACGACTGTCGTTACCACGATTGTCTACACGAGCATCATCAGCCAGACTACAACGTTGCAACTCACCACCGTGGTTCCTACCACCGTCGTCACCACGAGATTCAGTACACTTACGCAGACGACCACAATCTCAAATACGGTGACTACCACCATCGTTCCGGTGGTGACGGTCACGCCAACAGTGCTGTGGGCTCAAACG TTCATCCGTAATGTGCGCGCCGCCAAAACCATCGCCGACGAGCGGGCCGTCGTGCAGAAGGAGAGCGCGGCCATAAGAGCGAGCTTTAGGGAGGAGTCGCACAACTCAGACTTGCG ACGCAACAATGTCGCCAAGCTTCTCTACCTCTTCACGCTGGGCGAGCGAACACACTTCGGCCAGATCGAGTGCCTCAAGCTGCTGGCTTCACCGCGTTTCGCCGACAAAAGACTGGGCTACTTGGGCACGATGCTGCTGCTGGACGAGAACCAGGAGGTGCTGACCCTCGTCACCAACTCGCTGAAGAACGACCTGAACCACAGCAACCAGTACATCGTCGGACTTGCCCTCTGCACCCTCGGAAACATCGCCTCGATCGAGATGTCCCGTGATCTCTTTCCCGAAGTCGAGACCATCCTGTCCTCGTCGAATCCATACATCAGGCGGAAGGCAGCATTGTGTGCGATGCGCATTTGCAGAAAGGTCCCAGACCTGCAGGAGCACTTCCACGACAAGGCCAACCTCCTGCTGAACGATCGCAACCATGGCGTGCTGCTCAGTGGACTCACGTTGGTCGTGAGCATGTGCGAAGCCGACGAGGAAGAAGGCGGTGAGCAGGGCGTTGTAGAGATGTTCAGGCCCTTGACACCAAGCTTGGTCAAGGTGCTAAAGGCCCTCTCACAGTCCGGATATGCACCCGAGCACGATGTCACTGGAATCACTGACCCTTTCTTGCAAGTGAAGATATTACGATTGTTGAGGGTGCTTGGCAGAGGAGATCCGCAGACCAGCGAGCAGATCAATGACATATTGGCCCAGGTAGCCACCAACACGGAAGCCTCAAAGAACGTGGGCAACTCCATCCTCTACGAAGCCGTGCTGACAATACTGGACATTGAAGCCGATTCTGGCCTGAGAGTGCTCGGCGTTAACATTCTTGGAAAGTTCTTGACCAACAGGGACAACAACATCCGCTACGTCGCTCTAAACACCTTACTCAAGGTTGTTGCCATCGAACCAAATGCTGTGCAACGGCATCGAAACACCATTCTGGATTGTTTGCGAGATCCGGATATCAGCATACGAAGGCGAGCATTGGATTTGAGTTTCACCCTGATCAACGAGTCCAACATTCGAGTCCTCATCAGAGAATTGCTCGCCTTCCTGGAAGTGGCAGACAACGAGTTCAAGCCTGTCATGACTTCTCAGATCGGCATTGCTGCAGATCGCTTCGCACCAAATAAGCGATGGCATGTCGACACTATGCTGCGTGTGCTTAAACTCGCGGGCAACTACGTGAAAGAGCAAATACTGTCGTCCTTTGTCCGCTTGATTGCAACCACGCCGGAACTGCAGACCTATTGCGCACAGAAGCTATATGCGGCTTTGAGAGAAGACATCAGCCAAGAAGGCCTGAATCTCGCTGGTGCCTGGGTCATTGGCGAGTATGGTGACGCACTCCTTAGAGGCGGTTCTTACGAAGAGGAAGAACTCGTTCGCGAGGTCAAAGAGAATGAAATTGTGGAACTTTTCACGACCATCCTCAACTCCAGCTACTCCGGCACAAGCGTGACCGAGTACATCATTACCGCAGCGATCAAGCTGACTACGCGCCTACAAGACCGGGCTCAGGTCGATCGGCTGAGACGATTATTGCTTAGCCGGCAAGCAGATCTGAACGTCGAAGTGCAGCAGCGCTCTGTTGAGTACGGCAACCTGTTCGGCTATGATGAAGTACGTAGAGGCGTCCTGGAACGGATGCCGCCACCAGAGATTCGGGAAGAACAGAGAGTCCTTGGCGAGGCGACCAAGAAACGTCACAGCAAGTTGCCAGCGAAGAAAAAGCCAAGTCAGATCACAGAGCAGGATATGCTTCTCGACCTAATGGGTGGAGACTCGGGCGTCCCAACGGCTGGCACAGGTGCAGTCATGAATGGCTCACAGGCCAACAATGCTGATTTGCTCGCTGATATACTAGGCGGTGGTGACTCCGTTTCGTCACCAGTGCAGCAAAGCGCATCTCCGCCCAACGGATCAGCGCGACCACAGAGTAACATGGATTCGATCATGGACCTTTTCGGCTCTCAACCATCAGCAGCGCCAGCATCATCACCACAGCGTACACATTCCTCCGCTGCCTCGAACGACATCTTAGGTGGGTTTGGAGGCGCCACAGCACAACCCCAACAGCAAGCACATACAGCGTACGACAAGAACGATCTATTCATTGCCTTCAACGTCCAACGCAGCGCGCAAGCTGTGCAGGTCACCGCTCGATTCCAGAACACCAGCGACTTTGTAGCGTTAAGCTCCTTAAATTTGCAAGCGGCGGTGCCTAAAACACAAAAGTTACAGCTGCAGGCCATCAACTCATCTGAGCTTCAGGGTGGACAAGAAGCCACGCAACAAATGCGAATCACTGGGGTCCAAGGA GCCCCTCCAGCAAAGCTACGCTTACGTTTGAAGATCACATATGCTAAAGATGGTGGTGATCCGATCACGGAACAAGTGGATTGGAGCGAGCCGACGTAG
- a CDS encoding Putative sterigmatocystin biosynthesis monooxygenase stcW, with product MTARRQHPLTCRQLQPVHLYGPACWSLNKRESVYRFSIHFLALQLQAASDMAGFHNSAPRTLEEMMNKDPTLIVNGNADDANGPTPQPLERYGEPLHKSWIPLYKKPMRTPTRKLRIACIGAGISAMNLAYKIYHEWQESLGDFTELVFYEANEDLGGTWLVNTYPGVACDVPAHIYTFPFEPNPSWSAFYASGEEILEYFKNAVAKWDLARDVKCGHRVSEAQWNEDEGKWHLTMDTKNGPVEDACDIFVSAVGFLSKWRWPSIPGVGTFSGTLMHSAAWDTAFDSTNKKIGVIGNGSSAIQIIPQIVEKATHLTNFIRNPTYITAGLGSGIIGGQTQYVHSEEEKRKFREDPSALKEYRKKIQAGSNRSFDMFVKHSEAQEAGRKITTNQMKEKLGNDEDLAAKLTPDYEVGCRRATPGPGYLEAFQRDNVSLVTDPIDHIEVTGIRTTDGTLHEVDAIVCATGFDVSQRPPFPLIGRDGVTLSQYWEKEPMSYLSLCAHSFPNFFTFSGPNAPVGHGSLMAGLSWSADYICQWIKKIADEDIKSVDVKQEVLEEFNTYSDEIMQTLAWSGGCHSWYKNHRKDGKVTAVWAGSVISYHDMIEHIRPEDFEIK from the exons ATGACAGCTCGAAGACAACACCCCCTCACCTGCCGGCAACTACAACCCGTCCATCTCTATGGTCCGGCGTGCTGGTCGTTGAACAAGCGAGAG TCCGTTTACCGTTTCTCAATACATTTCTTAGCACTGCAACTACAAGCTGCCTCAGATATGGCCGGCTTTCACAATTCGGCGCCTCGGACGCTGGAGGAG ATGATGAACAAGGACCCAACCCTGATCGTGAACGGCAATGCTGACGATGCCAACGGGCCGACGCCTCAGCCTCTTGAGCGATATGGCGAGCCGCTGCACAAGAGCTGGATACCGTTGTACAAGAAGCCCATGAGGACACCTACGAGAAAGCTTCGAATAGCATGCATTGGAGCTGGAATTAGTGCTATGAATTTGGCCTACAAGATCTACCACGAGTGGCAGGAGTCTCTAGGCGACTTTACGGAGCTTGTCTTCTATGAAGCGAACGAAGATCTGGGGGGCACTTGGCTTGTCAACACGTATCCAGGAGTTGCTTGTGATGTGCCTGCCCACATCTATACTTTCCCGTTCGAACCGAATCCTTC GTGGTCAGCTTTTTACGCAAGTGGGGAAGAGATTCTGGAGTACTTCAAGAACGCTGTGGCGAAGTGGGATCTTGCCAGAGACGTCAAGTGTGGCCATAGAGTTTCCGAGGCTCAGTGGAACGAAGACGAGGGCAAGTGGCATCTTACAATGGACACCAAGAACGGACCTGTTGAAGATGCTTGTGACATCTTCGTGTCTGCGGTAGGCTTCCTTTCGAAATGGCGGTGGCCGAGCATACCTGGGGTGGGCACCTTCAGTGGGACTTTAATGCACTCTGCTGCTTGGGATACTGCTTTCGACTCGACGAACAAGAAGATCGG AGTGATTGGCAACGGAAGCTCTGCAATTCAAATCATACCGCAAATCGTCGAAAAAGCAACACACCTAACAAACTTTATTCGAAATCCGACATATATTACCGCCGGCCTGGGGTCTGGTATAATAGGCGGCCAAACACAGTACGTTCACAGCGAGGAAGAAAAGCGCAAGTTTCGCGAAGATCCCTCGGCCCTGAAAGAATACCGCAAGAAGATTCAAGCAGGCTCCAATCGTTCCTTCGACATGTTCGTCAAACACTCCGAAGCACAAGAAGCAGGCCGAAAGATAACTACCAACCAAATGAAAGAGAAGCTAGGCAACGACGAGGACCTTGCCGCTAAGCTCACACCAGACTACGAAGTCGGGTGCCGTCGTGCGACTCCAGGCCCCGGATACCTCGAGGCCTTCCAAAGAGACAACGTCTCACTCGTGACAGACCCAATAGACCACATCGAAGTCACAGGAATCCGCACTACGGACGGTACTCTCCATGAAGTCGATGCGATTGTCTGCGCCACTGGCTTCGACGTCTCTCAGCGTCCTCCTTTCCCCTTGATCGGCCGAGATGGCGTTACACTCTCCCAATACTGGGAGAAAGAACCCATGTCATACTTATCACTCTGCGCCCACTCTTTTCCAAACTTCTTCACGTTTAGCGGCCCCAACGCGCCAGTAGGCCACGGTTCTTTGATGGCCGGTCTCAGCTGGAGTGCTGATTACATCTGCCAATGGATCAAGAAGATTGCAGATGAAGATATCAAATCCGTAGATGTAAAGCAGGAGGTACTGGAGGAGTTCAACACGTACAGTGATGAGATTATGCAGACCCTAGCCTGGAGTGGTGGATGCCATAGT TGGTACAAGAATCACCGCAAGGATGGGAAGGTGACTGCAGTATGGGCAGGCAGTGTGATCTCCTACCATGACATGATCGAACACATACGACCGGAAGATTTCGAGATAAAGTAG
- a CDS encoding tRNA 2'-phosphotransferase 1, producing MPGKGGRGPLARDVQVSKKIAWLLRHGAEKEGLELGHGGFIGVSDVLANRNLKPLKVTFDELRAIVQDNDKQRFTMVLASSLDSNAEPIGQTDFTSNNPKDYLIRANQGHSLKVESEGLLQPITAQNLPDAAIHGTTHSAWPQIVASGGLKPMTRNHVHFASGPPAGFISIVDKETTEEAAAPVISGMRKSSTILVYLDISKAMEAGIKFWLSDNGVILSEGNADGILPLEYFKLVEDRTGEGVLVQDGNVVKEAPASWTGKNSGRK from the coding sequence ATGCCAGGCAAAGGTGGCCGCGGACCCCTCGCACGAGACGTCCAAGTCTCCAAAAAGATCGCATGGCTCCTGCGTCACGGCGCCGAAAAAGAAGGCCTCGAACTCGGCCACGGAGGCTTCATCGGTGTATCTGACGTGCTCGCCAACAGGAACCTCAAACCTCTCAAAGTAACCTTTGACGAACTCCGAGCAATCGTGCAGGACAACGACAAACAACGCTTCACAATGGTCCTGGCGTCCTCGCTAGACAGCAACGCAGAGCCGATCGGACAGACTGACTTCACATCGAACAACCCCAAGGACTATCTGATCAGAGCGAACCAGGGTCACAGTCTCAAAGTCGAAAGTGAAGGGCTTCTGCAGCCCATCACCGCGCAAAATTTGCCAGATGCAGCAATACACGGCACAACACATTCAGCATGGCCTCAAATTGTCGCATCAGGAGGTCTGAAACCCATGACCCGGAACCATGTTCATTTTGCTTCAGGACCACCGGCAGGCTTCATATCAATCGTGGACAAGGAGACCACGGAAGAAGCAGCAGCGCCCGTCATCTCTGGCATGCGCAAATCATCGACCATACTCGTCTACCTTGACATCTCGAAAGCGATGGAGGCAGGGATCAAGTTCTGGCTGAGCGACAACGGGGTGATTCTGAGTGAAGGGAATGCCGATGGGATTCTGCCGTTAGAGTACTTCAAGCTGGTGGAGGACAGAACTGGAGAAGGGGTGCTGGTGCAGGATGGCAACGTGGTGAAGGAAGCCCCTGCATCGTGGACGGGGAAGAACAGTGGTAGGAAATGA
- a CDS encoding Frataxin, mitochondrial → MLKFSVAPVLCGEADVQLQLQSSHLQSTMSAPATSAARNVMRQATRKVSSSLARHARRQQHQPAFRYGSIATMRVSQSRCLSTSPITRAGLMPDAEEPEPPKVEKPETPRPTEPTELSEEEYHEHADAFVGSVHEKAEQIQEGRDDVEVEYSAGVLSITFPPNGTYIINKQPPNKQIWLSSPLSGPKRFDWVLTGESMHQKEGGGSGEWVYLRDGTKFSHLLSKELGILPDHHEEELKQSTDPVE, encoded by the exons ATGCTGAAGTTCAGCGTAGCACCAGTATTGTGTGGGGAAGCGGACGTCCAGCTCCAGCTTCAGAGCT CTCATCTCCAATCGACCATGTCAGCACCGGCGACCTCAGCAGCACGCAACGTGATGCGGCAAGCAACAAGGAAGGTCTCCTCATCGCTTGCTCGCCATGCTCGGCGTCAACAACATCAGCCTGCCTTTCGATACGGCTCAATAGCGACCATGCGGGTCTCTCAATCGCGCTGCCTTTCTACAAGCCCGATCACCCGTGCTGGCTTGATGCCAGATGCAGAGGAGCCAGAGCCACCGAAAGTTGAGAAGCCGGAAACACCACGACCGACAGAACCCACCGAACTCAGCGAGGAGGAATACCATGAGCACGCCGATGCGTTTGTGGGCTCTGTGCATGAAAAGGCGGAGCAAATTCAGGAGGGAAGGGACGATGTAGAGGTGGAATACAGT GCTGGAGTGCTATCGATCACATTCCCACCGAACGGCACATACATCATCAACAAGCAGCCGCCCAACAAGCAGATCTGGCTATCATCGCCCTTGTCTGGACCGAAGCGCTTCGACTGGGTCCTGACTGGCGAGAGTATGCACCAGAAAGAGGGTGGAGGTAGCGGCGAATGGGTATATCTGCGCGATGGCACCAAGTTCTCTCATCTCCTCAGCAAGGAACTAGGCATTCTTCCGGATCACCATGAGGAAGAACTCAAACAGAGTACGGACCCTGTGGAGTAA